A segment of the Deinococcus ficus genome:
GCATGACCACCGGGCAGGTCGGCTTGATCGGCATCAGCGTCATGAGCGCCGGCCTGCTGCTGCTCACCATCGCCCCGACCGTGCCGCTCCTGATGGGGGGCATCCTGGTGCTCGGCGCCGGGTTCGCCGCCACCGACCTGGGCATGAACCGCGCCGGCGCGCGCCTGGAAGAAGCGCTCGGCACGCCGATCATGTCGGGCCTGCACGGCGCGTTCAGCGTCGGAATCATGGCCGGGGCCGGCCTGTTCGCCCTGATCGTCTCGCAGAACGTCGGGCTGCTCCCGGCCTTCGCCGGCCTCGGCGCGCTGTGCATCGCCCTGACCGCTGCGCTGCTGCCCCTGCACCAGCGCACCCTCGACCCGGCCGTGAACCCGCCCGAGGACGGTCCCAGCCGCGCCGCCCCCAGCCGCGGCATTCCCCTGATCCTCACCCTGGGCCTGTGCGCCGCCCTGATCGAAGGGCTGATCAACGACTGGTCGACGCTGTACATGGGGGACGTGCTGGGCAGCAGTGAGCAGGCCGCCCCGCTCGGCCTGGCCGCGTTCGGGCTGATGATGACCGTCGGCCGCCTGATCGGCGACGGACTCACCCGCGCGTTCGGACCTGTGATCCTGGGCACGCTCGGCAGCCTCATGACCGCGGCCGGGCTCGGCCTGCT
Coding sequences within it:
- a CDS encoding MFS transporter — its product is MTELHRARTATWLLFLFNGILFASWAAQIPRMTERHDLNHQTLGVMLLLMTLGNLLAIRPTNAALRRMTTGQVGLIGISVMSAGLLLLTIAPTVPLLMGGILVLGAGFAATDLGMNRAGARLEEALGTPIMSGLHGAFSVGIMAGAGLFALIVSQNVGLLPAFAGLGALCIALTAALLPLHQRTLDPAVNPPEDGPSRAAPSRGIPLILTLGLCAALIEGLINDWSTLYMGDVLGSSEQAAPLGLAAFGLMMTVGRLIGDGLTRAFGPVILGTLGSLMTAAGLGLLLKGQGEAVGLGGFALVGLGISVLAPLMFSAAGRHPNPAAMTGLITVFYCGFLVGPAVMGLLSAAVGLHLAFVLPLALAVLSAALWTVLKTPVQDGGPSGAPSELERHPQRLHTELLPAPQGREDKDAVLSHHP